A single region of the Gossypium arboreum isolate Shixiya-1 chromosome 12, ASM2569848v2, whole genome shotgun sequence genome encodes:
- the LOC108479874 gene encoding actin-related protein 3: protein MDPTSRPAVVIDNGTGYTKMGFAGNVEPCFIQQTVVAVNESLLNQSRASSKSNWLAQYSAGVMADLDFFIGDEALTRSRSSNNYNITHPIKHGQVDNWDAMERYWQQCIFNYLRCDPEDHYFLLTESPLTAPENREYMGEIMFETFNVPGLYIAVNSVLALAAGYTTSKCEMTGVVVDVGDGATHIVPVADGYVIGSSIKSIPIAGKDVTLFIQQLMRERGEKVPPEDSFEVARKVKERYCYTCSDIVKEFNKHDKEPSKYIKQWRGIRPKTGTPYSCDIGYERFLGPEVLFNPEIHNSNFTTPLPAVIDKCIQSAPIDTRRALYKNIVLSGGSTMFKDFHRRLQRDLKKIVDARVLASDARYGGEVKAQPVEVNVVSHPIQGFAVWFGGSVLASTPEFYAASHTKAEYEEHGASICRTNPVFKGMY, encoded by the exons ATGGATCCCACTTCTCGCCCCGCTGTCGTCATCGACAACGGCACTGG ATATACTAAGATGGGATTTGCGGGTAATGTAGAGCCGTGTTTTATTCAACAAACAGTAGTAGCAGTTAACGAATCTCTTCTAAATCAATCTAGAGCTTCTTCCAAATCTAATTGGTTAGCTCAGTATTCAGCTGGGGTAATGGCAGATCTTGATTTCTTCATTGGAGATGAAGCACTCACGCGATCACGATCAAGTAATAACTATAACATTACCCATCCCATTAAGCATGGTCAAGTGGATAATTGGGATGCTATGGAACGATATTGGCAACaatgtatttttaattatttacggTGTGATCCCGAGGATCATTACTTCTTGCTGACTGAGAGTCCACTTACTGCTCCTGAGAATCGAGAATATATGGGTGAAATCATGTTTGAGACGTTTAATGTTCCAGGGCTTTATATTGCTGTGAATTCTGTCCTTGCTTTAGCTGCTGGGTACACGACATCTAAG TGTGAGATGACAGGGGTGGTAGTGGATGTTGGAGATGGGGCTACGCATATTGTTCCTGTTGCAGATGGTTATGTTATTGGGAGCAGCATTAAATCAATACCAATAGCAGGAAAAGATGTTACTCTCTTTATACAACAACTGATGCGG GAAAGGGGAGAGAAAGTTCCACCCGAGGACTCATTTGAAGTAGCTCGGAAAGTGAAGGAGAGATATTGCTATACTTGTTCTGATATTGTCAAG GAGTTCAACAAGCATGATAAAGAACCTTCAAAGTACATCAAACAATGGAGAGGTATTAGACCGAAAACAGGGACACCATACTCCTGTGATATTGGTTATGAACGATTTTTGGGCCCAGAG GTTTTGTTTAATCCCGAGATCCATAACAGTAATTTTACAACTCCTTTGCCGGCTGTAATAGATAAGTGCATTCAGTCAGCTCCAATTGACACAAGAAGGGCTTTGTATAAG AATATAGTGTTATCTGGTGGATCAACCATGTTCAAAGACTTCCACAGAAGGTTGCAGCGGGATCTGAAAAAGATTGTAGATGCCCGAGTTCTTGCTTCTGATGCTCGGTATGGTGGGGAAGTAAAA GCACAACCTGTGGAAGTTAATGTAGTCAGTCATCCTATCCAAGGATTTGCAGTGTGGTTTGGAGGTTCTGTACTTGCATCAACACCTGAATTTTATGCG GCATCTCATACAAAAGCAGAATATGAGGAACACGGAGCAAGCATTTGCCGCACAAATCCTGTGTTTAAGGGGATGTATTGA